The genomic region TCCCAACTCCAAAATGGACGTGAAGAACTCCCCCACCATGCTGGGCATAGCCTGGGTGGGCCGCGCCACTAAGTCTGAGGCTAGCCACAAAGCCCCTTCAAGGTTCCCCTCCTCAAACCTCCAGaagccagccccagccccagccccacccccaacccaatGACTAACAAACCAGGGCTTGCCAGACCCACAATCAATTCAGCCTCTCAACCCCCAAAGAATGTGGTGGGGCCTCTTCTCAGTTTCTTCCCAACctaccctttctccctcttcccccccccccccacccccccacccaacgGCTTCTAGAAAGCTGCCCCTGGCATTATGCTCCTAGATTTAACATACAATTATGGGGGAGTGCCCCGCCCCCCTCTTGCTGGTCATGTGAGGGCAGATATGACCATGGGGACTGGGCTCAGGTTCTAGGCTTCAGCTCCCAGCTCTCCACCAGGAGGCCTCACAGCCACACCCCAGCCCACCACAGCCCCACACCATGCCAAGAGACACAAAGTCAAGGGCCAGCTCCTCCAGGGACCAGAGGGTAGACTGGACTCCAGACAGCAAGGACCCCAAATCCCTCCTGGGACGAGTGGCACCAGAGAAGCTGGGAAGCCATTCACAACTCCTCCATACTGGGACTTCATTCTGGCAAAAGTAGAAAAGACGGGGAGGGCTTTTCCAAAGCCAGGTGTGTGAGAAGGCACAAATCGGGGGTGGATTCAGCCACCCTTGGCACGGGCTCTCCCCGAGGCACAGTACTCACATCCTATCTTATCTCTTCCCCCACCAGGTCCCCCCAGACCACAGTGACTCCAGCAGGACCAAAGGACCCTGCTGCAGCATCAGTCAACCTGACCAACTGCTCGCCCCTGTAAGGATGCACACAGAGGCTGTCAGAGCGGTCAACAGAACTTTATTCACTAGAAACTGGGCCACACAGACCCAGCAGGGAGCTGCATGCCCCTAGGCTGGCCCCTTCTGTATTTGGACCCTCGTCAAATGTGCACGGTCTGCCCTCCCCAGTGCCAGGGAGAGACAAACAGAAGGGGAATGTCAATGTTCTCTGTGATGTGGGGAGTGAAAAGGGTAGGAGTAGAAATCTGGTTATCCCTCCTGAGGCTCCCGGTGGAGCTGGGGTGCCAGAGGGTATGTGGTCCCAAAGCCAGGTGCAGACACCCACCCTCCAAGGGGTAAACTCTTGATCCTAGCTCTTGGATCAGGTTGGGAGGGAGCCTCGTAAGATCAAGACAGGCAGAAGTAGTAGCTCTAAGGGCACCTGAGAGATACTATCCCCAAGGCTTACCAGGGCACGGGCGCTCTGACTGAAAGCAAAGGTTCAAGATCATTCCAAGGCCCCTGAGTTGCCCAAACACCCAAATGACAGTGCTTTGTTGTGGCTGAAGCTGGGGAGGAAAcggggaggggccagggagaggACCTGCAAATCCCCAACAGAAAAACCAGAAGCACGGAGGGGAGCCCCAGAGGCTGGCATCTGGATGGGCCCTGGCAACCTGGAGGGGAGTCCACGGCAGTCTCGGGGCCTTGCATAGTGTGACACACTCACCACCTCCGGCGTCACGGGGACCCACAGGGTAAGGAAGAGCTGTTACCCTGCCCCACCCGGCTCATAAGTCTTCCAGAGTATCCTATCTCAATGTCCTGGATGTATGGCTTAGAGGCTTGGCATGACAgccatgggggcaggagggaattCAGGCCGGAAACCGAGAGGTCGGGTGTTAAAGCTGTCCTAGCACAGGTGGCTTCATGGAGCACAGACGGGTGGGCAGACAGGGAAGGAGTCTTCAGAGGTAGACATTGAGGGTCTGCAGAATGCCCCGGCGGCAGAGTGGACAGTTGCGGTGGTAGATGGGGTGGCGCATCAGGATTTCAGTGCAAGCCTGGCACAGGCACAGGTGCCGACAGGGCAGCAGCAGCACCGTCTTGCTCTGGTCCTGGCAGATGACACACTTCTTCCGCTCCTCTTGCTCCTTGAGCAACTTCCATGGGTCTTGCCCAGCTACGGGCTCATCCTCATTGAGCCTCTCCCGGCCGCGGGCAGCTGTTGCTCTGACCGTCCCGACCTCCTCTTCTTCTGCCTCTGATCTGGGCCCTGTTTCAGGAAGAGTGTCCTGTCGCCAGGTCCTGGCCGAGGGCGCCCTCCTCGGGCCACCCTGAGGAGCCCCGGGGGCCCCTCCCCGGTTCGGCCAGGTGGCCAGCTGCAGGCTGCGGCTCCAGACTCGGCGCCAGGCCTCCAAGTCCAGTGCCAGGCGAGATAGCCGCACGACATCTTCTCGCAGCCGGTGGTAGGATGGCCGGGCATGGAGCTGACTGAGTGCCCGGGTGGCCAGTCTCAGAGTGAGGTCCGGGTGCAACACGGTCACCATCACCGCCAGCACACAAGCCAGCAGCACCAGGCCGGTGACATTGACAAGCACGAAGCTGGCCAGGAGGCGGGCAGCTGACGCTAGGAGCTCCAGTGCTAGTTGGCAGGGGGTCCAGAGGAGGATGGCCATGGCCACAGCACTGCTGGAAATGTGGGCTAGGAAGGCAGCTACAACGTCCGTCATCCTCCACAGTGGCCCCATCACGGCATCCCACAGGGCCAGCATCAGGGAGAAAAGGTTCTGAGTGCCAATGAGACAGATGTTGACCAGACTGTTGATCACGTAGGCCACCAGGCTCATGGCAATGGCACAGATGTCACAGGCCTGGCGCAGCAAAGCATGGCCACTGGAGACCACGTTGAGGACACCCCGGTGCAGTATCTCCCGGCTCCTCAGTGCCCCGTGAGaggccaggtgccccaggagcttTAAGCTCTCCAGGCCAGAGCAGCAGCTGTACATCAGAGTACACAAGGCCTGCAAGCCCCCAAAGGTGAACCGGACCAAGGCTTCGATCAAGGCCAGCAGTGAAAGCAGGACTCCGCGGCCCAAGTGCAGAAGACTAGTCAGTACCGTGTGTGGCAGGTTGTAGATGAAGGCCAGGAGCCAGGCCAGAGACGCCAGGAGGGAGGACACCAGCAGGAAGTTGAGATCCAACACCAAGGTCAGCAGGTCCAGCACAAGGCCCACCCCATTCACTATCAGGTACACAGCCTCCATGATAGGACTGTGGAGGTTAATGCAAAAGGAAGTCTGACTCCCGGTTGAGGAGGGTGTCAAGGTTAATAATATTTGGGGGCGTCGGAGATTAATTTGGAAGGGAAGTGAGGCAGTCTCCAAGCCAGGGAGAATCAAGAAACAGAGGAAGGAGTGGGTTAGAGCGAAGTGTAGTCTcagtggagggagaggagaccaGGTGCTGGTCCAGGAGTCCCGGTTTTGAATGCGGCCCGTTTGGAAGGGAAGAGGCCAAACATCTCTAAAGTGGAGGTGAGCCCGGGCTGGAGGAGATATCTCAGCTTTGGAGGCCTGGTGGTGGCGAACCACGGCCGGGCAGCGGGTCAGACCGAGAGGAGACCGGGAACGGATGGGATCGGGCCGGGGCCGGGTGGGGGCGGCGCAGGCTGGGCGCGGGCTCGCGGTCCAGCTACGCAGGAACCGCTGTCCCCGCCCGGCCCCTGTCCTCGGGGCTCGCGGCTCTTTGCGTCCAAAGGGGCAGTGGGAAAGGGAGTCAGCTTCAGCAAACCCCAAACGCGGCCTCTATTCCGCTGGGCGCCGCCATCTTGTGTGCGAAAGGGTGGGGCAAAAAGCGTGACAAGGAGGGCGGGACGACGAATTCCGACCAATCTTGAGGAGGAACCGCAGGAAACATCCGGCACCCATTGGTCTGTTTGAACGGTGCCCGAACGTATTTACTTTCCAGAGGAAAGGGCGGAGACAGAATGAAGTCCCGCCCCTTTGAGGCGGTGATTGGCCAGTTGACGGGCAGACGTGGAATACGCCCTCCTCCTAGTCCCGCCCCCTAACAGCAGGATTTTGGACTGGGCCAAATACAGGAGTTGTTCTTGCTCCTAGCCCTCGATTGTGAACTTTTTAGGTGCTGTTGACGGTTACCGCCTCTGGGCTGGACTCTGGGATTTGACCGCCTCCACATCCTCCTCAGACTCGCTGCCTCGTCCtcctctgttcattcattcatttagtctatcatttattgagctcctgcaGATACATTGGGGATACAAATAATGGTTAAGGGGGTGCCTTCTCTCAAGCCCTTCACAAGGGGAAACATTGTTGTTACAGGGCATTCCCAAGCTGCTATTCCAAACTGTTTCCTTTGGCGCCATCAGCGTTTCTCAGCATCTTTAGATTACCTCATTGTGATTATGAAAAGGAGGCCACAGACGAGAAATAGCTCACCCTCCTACACTAGCCCctattatttgtttacttgaaCACTGTAGTTAGATATCTACACCCGGGCGGCTCCAGGTTCCTCAACGAGTTATCCTTtcctttaatattcaaaatacatttgaGTCCCCACCCCAAATATATTGGGAAGCCAAACCTGGTGTTCTCTACCAATGCCAAGGATACTTGGGGGTCTGTCTTATCCTTCCCCTGGTCACCGTTGCTTTAATTTCCTGCTCGTTTGAATGCTTCATCTCCACTCTGGCCTGGACTCCTAAAAGTGTTTGTCCCCCTTCACCCTCCCAACCCCAAGCACTACCTGAATCCCTCATTCCCCAAAGCATCACTAATACAAAGCTGAGGTATGCGGCAAGCCTTCACTGAGATGCGGGGTCCCAACAGGGTTACAGCATAGTGTGGTGCAGGGACTGCAGTTCCTACAACTCCACAGGTTTTGCTCCAGCCTCTCTCTCACACCTGTCAGGCCCCAACTTAATGTTTTCTCTGAGACatgtttttcccttcctcttcctcttcctcttcctcttgggatttcccctccctttctctagCCATCAGACTCCAGCTTCCtattttgttatttgattttaCTGAAGAGTCTGTCTCTACCCCCACAAAATGCTAATCTCTCTAAACAAGGGAGCATAAATAAAGATTTGGTTTAGCCTCCTGCTCAGATCATGGTCTGTTGTGATTATTGTTACTGATGTTTTTATTGTCCGACTGtgcatttttcccccaatttCAAATCTTGGAGAATACGCCCACCTCCCTTTCAAGATGTTTGATCTCCCCACCGGTAACCTGTTCTCTTCAGAAACCTTCCTTGTTCCGTGAACACTAAGGTGTTCTTAATCTGTATTTCTGCAACACTTCATACCAGTGACCACTTCCTCCACCTTTGGCCCCTGGACATTACACTCTCCTGTATTCTTTCATGGCCCCTTCTCTCTACATGATGATTTCCAATTCTGTGCCTTCAGCCTGAATCTCTTGCAAAGTTTAGGTGCCAAGTGCTTCCTAGACATAGACAGTGCCTGAATATCACAATGGTACTTGAAACTCACCATGTTTCAAACTCAGCAAACTTGCTGTGCCTACACTGTGTGCAATTAACCAGCCAGCTTTCAACACCAAGAAAGACACTCTTAGAATTGGCAGGATCCTCTAAAACGGTATTTCCATTAGTTTGGGACCAAAGCCTTCCCTCTGAGTGACCTGAGACTTGCCAAAGCCACTTAAAGGAGTTATAACCTTTGACTCAACTGGCAGCCCAGCTGCGGGCAGGCAGAGGTTTTCTGTGTGGCCAAAATTCTTGTGATAAATGAATTGGTGTATGACAAAATGCTCTCCATTCTTCAGCTAGAAACAGCTGAAAATTACCGCGTGAACACAATGCAAAAGAAGTGCTGAGCTTCGGGGATGCCTGGgttggctcagccaattaagcgtccgacttcggctcaggtcatgatctcatggtttgtgggttcaagccccgtgttggctctgtgctgacagctcagagcctggaaactgcttcggattctgtgtctccctctctctctgcccctcccctgctcgtactctgtctctctcaaaaataaataaacttttaaaatatatatatattaaagaagtGTTGGGCTttggttaagcctttgactcttgatttcagctcaggtcatgatctcatggtttgcaagtttgagccccacgtagggccctgcgctggcagtgtggagcctgcttgagattctctctccctttctctctgcccctccctgctcgctctctctcttaataaataaataaataaactaaaaaaaaaatttttaaagaagtgctGGGCTGACACCCCCGTGGAGAAGCCAAGGCACGTCCTAGAGCTGAGAGGTTTTAAACCACTCCCCTTGAGGTGACCTTGGAAATGATCACTTGGTTTGGAGTCAAGTGGTATCTCTTACTAACttgataatgtttctttttcctccaggACTGTGTTTCAGATAAGAGCGGGTTCAAACCCACAGTTGCCAAAGCGGGGGTCATCACCTGTTTGGAGGCTGGAGAAAGGAGACTGGAGAGAGTTGGCGGTAAGATCTTACACCGACATTAAGGAGGAAGTTCAAATTGCTTACTAGCATGAGTTGCAGTGATTGAGAAGAAAATCAGCCAGATCTTGAGAAAATGTCAGGCCTAGAGGCACATTCTATCCTTGTAGAATTTTATCACGGAAGTTGTAGTGGGGAGACCTGACCCCAAGGGGGCTCCTGGATCAACAACTCGTTTTCTGCTGTGGCGCTAAGTGCGGGAGGGCTTTTGTTTTGCTAGGTGAGAGACGCGAGCTGCCATAATGAAAGGGGATTTTAAAGATGGGGTAAAACCATGAAAGAATGTCCAATTCAGGGGTCTTGTTTGTAATCTTGTGTGTACTTTAACCCTCCCCTTCGGCTCCCCATCAAGCATTCGGTGTAATTTCTATTACTGCCGTGGCTtagagttggattttttttttctttttgatccaattTTGCTTTTGACTTATACAAACCATTTACAGTGTCCCAAAGTCCAAACTGTATAAAAAGGTACATTCATAGGTTTGTTTTCattctgccccctccaccctgtTCCCTCCCAACACCAGCTAAGGGCCCCGCAAATCACAAACATACCAAAAAATGTTTTGCTTGGTCAATCAGGATCCAGGGCTTGGCATTGGCACAGCAGAACTCATAACCCTAAACATCAGCTCTGTTCATGACACCATTTGGGCCCAGGGAAGCCCTTTCCTGCATCTCTGAGGGGACTGTGTCCAAAAGCCACAAACAAAACTCCTGAATTTTTATGTGGGAGAGGATTCGACCAGTTAAAATGCTCaggtaagaaaagaaatacattaattaaCTAGTCAAATCCTCAtgcttttcttcttgttctaATTTGCGGTTCCAGAAGTACTCAGAAACTAATGCAATGGCTGAGGAACATTTGTAATGTCAACTCAGATATTTTAAACTGTGCATATATGTACATCTAGATGAAACATGCATACATATTTAATTGGTTGTAGCTCTGTTTTAATGGaaggaaaagactgaaaaaaagcaCCTCGTAATTTTAGGCATTGATTTAAAAGATCGTTGAGGGCAAGTCAATGACGATGTGACTGACGTGGTTAGTAAAGGTAAAGAGAAACAAGGTTCCAGAAGCATTTTTTTGTGCCATGTTCCCTGTAGGGCACAAAGGTGAACTTGTTTCTAGACCTGGCCTCAATTGTGCTGATCGTGGTGGTGTTCTTGGGAACAATAAAAAGACTATATACAATGTTTTGTGGTTCTGCCCAAAGATAAAACATCCTGGAAAGACACACATCACATTTGACTTCACTACCTCTCTGGGACACATGACGGGAACACAGGCTCAATGCTGTTAAACAAGtagattcggggcgcctgggtgactccgttggttaagtgtccagttcttgatgtcggctcgggtcgtgatctcacagttctcgagttcaagccccatgtggggctctgtgttgacagcgtgaatcctgcttgggattctctctccccacccctccccccctctcaaaaataaataaatgtttacaaataataataataataataataatgacaggggcacctgggtggctcaatcggttaagcgtccgacttcggctcagatcatgatctcacagttcgtgagttcgagccccgcgtcgggccctgtgccgacagctcagcgcccggagcccgcttcggattctgtgtctccctctctctctgcccctcccctgctcatgctctatctctctctctgtctcaaaaataaataaaacattttaaaaaattaataataatattgacaAAAGTTTAACCAAGAAAATCTAAGTTTATTTGactattttactttgtttataaTTGATGAGGCAAtactaatatattattattattattattattattattattaactgaagtccatagtttCCATTAGTGTTGACTCTTTGTATGGGATTTGACAAATGTATGAGGCCATATACATACACCATTCAGTGCTATCTGgaatattttcattgccctaaaaatccccccatcccacctattcatcccttccctccctctccccacccccaacccctggccaTCGctaaatttttttcctcctccccctagcaacactaatattttttttaactttaaaaaaaaatgtttatttatttattttgagagagagagagtgcacgtatgcacgcaagcgggggaggagcagagagagaaggagagagagaaccccaagcaggctccaagccatcagagcagagcttgatgcggggctcggactcaccaactcgtgagatcacgacctgagccgagatcaagagtccgcgCTTACCCGACGGAGCCATCTAAACCCCCCCAAACCCCACCATCACTAATATTTTCAtggtctccatagttttgcctttcccagaatgtcatgtCATTGGACTCTTATAGTACGTAGCCTTTCCAAATTAGCATCGTGCTAATATGCTGTGTATTCACAATATGTACTCAGGGTTCTTCCATGGCTTTTTGTGAcatgatagctcatttctttttatcccttACCTAcgagtttgtttatccattgtcCTGTTGGAGgccatcttggttgcttccagtttgggcaattatgaatacagCTGCCGTAAACATCCACGTGCAGGTTTTTGTCGGAGGTAAGTTTTCAGCTCACTTGGGTAAATACGAAGAAGGACGATTGCTTGATTGTTTGGTAAAgagtatgtttagctttgtaggAAGCTGCCAAACGATCTTAGGAAGTGGCCGTACCGCTGTGCATTCCCGTCAGCACTGAGTGAGAGCTCCTGTTGCAACACAGCCTCACCAGCATTCGTGTTACCCACCGGTGTCCTCAAATTTAGCCCTTCTAACTGATGCGTAGGAGccccttgttgttgttgttgttcttttaaattttttagtgtttatttatttttgagagagagaaacacacacggagtgtgagtgggggaggggcagagagagagtgagacacagaatccgaagcaggctccgggctctgagttgtcaacacagagcccgacgcggggctcaaactcacaaactgtgagatcatgacctgagccaaggtcggatgcttaaccgactgagccacccaggcagcctgcaCCTTGTTGTTTCAATTTGCAATTCCCCAGTGACAACTGATGttgacatcttttcatatgggtatttgctatctgtatatctttttttttatttaaaattttttattattgaaatatagttgacatacaatgttacattagttttacatgtacaagatagtgattcaacaattaatACATTATGTAATGCTCACAACAgtgttaccatctgtcactggatgttactatattattattgactatattccctatgctgtatttttcatccccttgacctatttattttatttattattattatttttttaattttattttttattttttaaaatttacatccaaattagttagcatatagtgcaacaaatgatttcaggagtagattccttaatgcccctgacccatttagcccatcccccctcccacaacccctcccgtaaccctctgtttgttctccatatttatgagtctcttctgttttgtccccctccctgtttttatattatttttatttcccttcccttatgttcatctgttttgtctcttaaagtcctcatatgagtgaagtcatatgatttttgtctttctctgactaatttcacttggcataataccctccagttccatccacgtagttgcaaatggcaagatttccttctttttgattgctgagtaatactccattgtgtatgtgtgtgtatatatatatatatatatatatataccacatcttctttatccattcatccatcgatggacatttgggctctttccatactttggctatcgttgatagtgctgctataaacatgggggtgcatgtgtcccttcaaaacagcacacctgtatcccttggataaatgcctagtagtgcaattgctgggtcgtaggggagttctatttttactttttgagaaacgtccatactgttttccagagtggctgcaccagcttgcattcccatgtatatcttttttgatgaggtgtctgttaagttctttgtatatttaaaaaaaattttttaacttttattcattttttgagagaccaagcgtgagtgggaggggggggcagagagagagggagacacagaatctgaagcagtttccaggctcccagctgacaacacagagccctatggggggctcgaactcacaaactgtgagatcatgacctgagccgaagtcagatgactgagccacccaggcgccccctagttctttgtatattttagatgctagggtttttttttttaatctttatttatttttgagagagagacagacagaatgcaagcaggggaggggcagagagagagggagacacagaatctgaagcaggctccaggctctgagctgtccccacagagccctatttggggcttgaactgacagaccgggagatcatgacctgagccaaagccggacacttaactgactcagccacccaggggccccattagATGCCtgttctttatcagatgtatgttttgcaaatattttctcccagcccgTGGTTTGTCTCTTCAGTCTCTCAACGGTGCCTTCCACAAAACAGGAATCTTCAATTTTAAGTCCAACTTGtcaattttctctttcatagTCACGCCAAACCCAAGATCGTTTCGATTTTCTCCTACGTTATCCAGTAGTTTTAAAGGTTTGCATTTTACATTGAGGTCTATGAGATTAATTTTTGTGAAACACGCAAGGTTTGTGTCTAgattaattcttttgcatgtgcctGTCTAGTAGTTGTTTTACTTCCCAAAGGATTAACTAACTtcctttaaattctaaaatacttTCTAAATCTAAAGGAGCTCTATTCTAATAAACTCGTAAGGAAACAAACGTGACAGAACACTCTGTTAGCAAGGTTCTGGGGGAACAGGCACtcttatacattgctggtaggaaagCAAGACTTTACCAAGCCAATGGGAGGAGGGCAGTATCTATAATACCTACATGTACATTATTACGAAACTACAATAATCGAGACAGGGTAGTAATGGCATAAGACAGAAATTCATACAGACCAATaaagagagagcccagaagtaaactcTTGCATACTTGGTCATAGGATCTTCAGCAAGAGGGCTAAAACCACtcagtgggggaaaggacagtcttttcaacaaatgatgttgggaaaactggatatccacatgcaaaagcatgaatttagacccttatcttacaccatttacaaaagTTAACcgaaaatggaagaaagacctaaacataagacccAAACCTATGAaattcctaggagaaaacatagatgaAACGTTTCATGACATTGAACTTGGCAGTGACTTCTTGGATCCGACATGAAAAgcataaacaaaacagaaaaattaaacaaatcgTACTCCATCGAATGTGGAGGCTCTTATGCATCAAGCAATACAATCAACAGAGTAGGGAGCAAGTCTATCAAGCAGGGGACAGATCGTATTTGCAGGCCATGTATC from Panthera uncia isolate 11264 chromosome D1, Puncia_PCG_1.0, whole genome shotgun sequence harbors:
- the RNF26 gene encoding E3 ubiquitin-protein ligase RNF26, coding for MEAVYLIVNGVGLVLDLLTLVLDLNFLLVSSLLASLAWLLAFIYNLPHTVLTSLLHLGRGVLLSLLALIEALVRFTFGGLQALCTLMYSCCSGLESLKLLGHLASHGALRSREILHRGVLNVVSSGHALLRQACDICAIAMSLVAYVINSLVNICLIGTQNLFSLMLALWDAVMGPLWRMTDVVAAFLAHISSSAVAMAILLWTPCQLALELLASAARLLASFVLVNVTGLVLLACVLAVMVTVLHPDLTLRLATRALSQLHARPSYHRLREDVVRLSRLALDLEAWRRVWSRSLQLATWPNRGGAPGAPQGGPRRAPSARTWRQDTLPETGPRSEAEEEEVGTVRATAARGRERLNEDEPVAGQDPWKLLKEQEERKKCVICQDQSKTVLLLPCRHLCLCQACTEILMRHPIYHRNCPLCRRGILQTLNVYL